The proteins below come from a single Acidobacteriota bacterium genomic window:
- a CDS encoding DUF5009 domain-containing protein, with product MANSERLVSLDVFRGMTIAGMVLVNNPGGSPVYWPLDHAEWHGLTPTDWIFPFFLFIVGVSIAISLGKVRIASESDGAPAAKGTLRRIFTRAASIYLLGAALSIIPFFQFQATDAPDPIKLLVWLAFVASLFFLLLRNFKVAGALFVVGLLGIAGMNLAGYNVVPYNYGTLRIFGVLQRISVCYLITAIIFLYTSWKQQVAIGIALLLGYWLIMTTIPVPGCEVTSLADKACNLAAWLDRLILTENHIWRGGKVYDPEGILSTIPAIVTTISGVLTGTWLTSNIESRITNKESQDLSHSIFDIQYSLLNKVAGIFFFGTTLLALGLIWNSYFPMNKALWTSSYVLATTGLALLVLGCCYWLIDIKGYKRWAWPFVVFGVNAMPLFIFSGFWARMHAGYRVTGPEGTLISAQKWVMIHIFNPIFNPIDASLAFAISFILLWLFLMWLLYRRKIFVRV from the coding sequence ATGGCTAATTCTGAACGCCTTGTATCCCTCGACGTATTCCGTGGAATGACGATCGCGGGGATGGTTTTGGTTAACAATCCGGGCGGTTCGCCGGTGTATTGGCCGCTTGATCACGCGGAGTGGCATGGACTGACGCCGACGGACTGGATCTTTCCGTTCTTTTTGTTCATTGTCGGTGTTTCGATCGCGATCAGCCTGGGTAAGGTCAGAATCGCGAGCGAAAGTGACGGGGCACCTGCCGCAAAAGGCACTTTACGCAGAATTTTCACCCGGGCCGCCTCGATCTACCTGCTTGGGGCAGCACTTTCCATAATTCCGTTTTTCCAATTCCAGGCCACCGATGCTCCTGACCCGATAAAGTTATTGGTTTGGCTGGCATTCGTTGCATCGCTTTTCTTTCTTTTGCTCAGGAATTTCAAGGTTGCGGGGGCATTATTCGTCGTCGGTTTGCTCGGCATCGCGGGGATGAATCTCGCGGGTTATAACGTCGTTCCGTACAATTATGGCACGCTCCGCATCTTCGGCGTGCTGCAGCGGATCTCGGTTTGCTATCTGATCACCGCGATCATTTTTTTGTACACAAGCTGGAAACAGCAAGTCGCGATCGGCATCGCTCTGCTGCTTGGCTATTGGCTGATAATGACGACTATCCCGGTTCCGGGCTGCGAAGTCACGAGCCTCGCCGACAAAGCCTGCAACCTCGCCGCCTGGCTCGACCGACTCATCCTCACGGAAAATCACATCTGGCGAGGCGGCAAGGTTTACGATCCGGAGGGGATTCTCTCGACGATCCCCGCGATCGTGACAACGATCTCGGGCGTGCTAACCGGAACGTGGCTGACATCAAATATTGAATCTCGAATAACGAATAAAGAATCACAGGATCTAAGCCATTCGATATTCGATATTCAATATTCTTTATTGAACAAGGTCGCCGGCATCTTCTTCTTCGGCACCACGCTCCTCGCTCTCGGCCTGATCTGGAACAGCTATTTCCCGATGAACAAGGCTTTGTGGACGAGTTCGTACGTGCTGGCGACGACCGGACTCGCTTTGCTGGTGCTCGGCTGCTGCTATTGGCTGATCGATATCAAAGGCTACAAACGCTGGGCGTGGCCGTTCGTTGTGTTTGGCGTGAACGCCATGCCGCTGTTCATCTTCTCCGGCTTCTGGGCCCGCATGCACGCCGGCTACCGCGTCACCGGCCCCGAAGGTACGCTGATCTCCGCCCAAAAATGGGTGATGATCCACATCTTCAACCCCATCTTCAACCCCATCGACGCCTCGCTCGCCTTCGCGATCAGCTTTATCCTGCTGTGGCTATTTCTAATGTGGCTGCTGTATCGAAGGAAGATCTTTGTAAGAGTTTAA
- the bstA gene encoding bacillithiol transferase BstA produces MSTDLSYPIGKFDLNYETTPEARQQRLETIKKLPYAVTAAVSGLTDEQLDTPYRPGGWTVRQTVHHIADSHANSLIRFKLALTEDEPPTIKPYFEERWAELGDSKIPVDVSLKMIEAIHTRWAALLESMSDEDFKKTFIHPETGVWPLEGALALYDWHSRHHTAHITHLREREGW; encoded by the coding sequence ATGAGTACAGACTTAAGCTACCCGATCGGTAAATTCGACCTAAACTACGAAACCACCCCCGAAGCCCGCCAACAGCGGCTCGAGACGATCAAGAAGTTACCGTATGCGGTCACCGCAGCAGTTTCAGGTCTTACCGACGAACAACTCGATACACCATATCGCCCCGGCGGCTGGACGGTTCGCCAGACGGTCCATCACATCGCGGACAGCCATGCGAATTCACTGATCCGTTTCAAACTCGCTCTCACCGAAGATGAGCCGCCGACGATCAAGCCTTATTTCGAAGAGCGTTGGGCCGAGCTAGGGGACAGCAAGATCCCCGTCGATGTTTCGCTCAAAATGATCGAAGCGATCCACACCCGCTGGGCCGCTCTGCTCGAATCGATGTCGGACGAAGATTTCAAGAAAACCTTCATCCACCCCGAAACCGGCGTCTGGCCGCTCGAAGGTGCGCTTGCTCTATACGACTGGCATTCAAGGCATCACACCGCACACATCACGCATTTGCGTGAACGAGAGGGTTGGTAG